One Alphaproteobacteria bacterium HT1-32 genomic region harbors:
- a CDS encoding acylphosphatase — MSGIRAVQVRIEGRVQGVGYRWWLATEAEQRKLVGWVRNRADGSVEALVQGPGDKVDDLIAHCFKGPLMARVMDVAVTEQTAAPALEGFQRLPTV; from the coding sequence ATGTCCGGGATACGTGCTGTTCAGGTTCGGATTGAGGGCAGGGTGCAGGGCGTAGGGTATCGCTGGTGGCTTGCTACAGAGGCGGAACAGCGGAAACTGGTGGGATGGGTGCGTAATCGGGCTGACGGTAGCGTAGAGGCGCTTGTACAGGGTCCGGGCGACAAGGTCGACGATCTGATCGCGCATTGTTTCAAAGGCCCTTTAATGGCCCGTGTTATGGATGTTGCGGTAACCGAGCAGACGGCTGCCCCGGCGCTGGAGGGCTTTCAGCGCCTGCCGACTGTGTAG
- a CDS encoding amino acid transporter has protein sequence MNSIDWSATAAGFAVGAGLIIAIGAQNAHVIRAGLRRRNLFAVATICILCDVVLIAAGAGGLGAFIAARPWLSSAAAWGGAAFLVVYGAMAVRALLNPPDFNWDASEDTGHGLAAAIATTLSVSLLNPHVYLDTVVLLGGIAAQYETASRLWFAAGAMLASVIWFYAIGYGAFLAAPMMRTGMAQRLLDGLVALIMFTVAGWLIAGELA, from the coding sequence ATGAACAGCATCGACTGGAGCGCGACAGCTGCGGGCTTCGCCGTCGGTGCCGGGCTGATTATCGCCATCGGTGCACAGAATGCCCATGTCATCCGGGCCGGATTACGCCGCCGGAACCTGTTTGCGGTCGCCACGATCTGTATCCTCTGCGACGTGGTGCTGATTGCTGCCGGGGCCGGTGGTCTCGGTGCTTTCATAGCAGCCCGGCCCTGGCTGAGCAGTGCCGCGGCCTGGGGCGGGGCGGCATTTCTGGTGGTTTATGGTGCGATGGCTGTTCGTGCGCTTCTGAACCCGCCGGATTTCAACTGGGATGCCTCAGAGGATACGGGACACGGGCTGGCAGCCGCCATTGCCACGACCTTGTCGGTTTCGCTGCTGAATCCGCATGTTTATCTGGATACGGTTGTGCTGCTTGGGGGAATCGCCGCCCAGTATGAAACGGCATCCCGCCTGTGGTTTGCGGCGGGGGCGATGCTGGCGTCGGTTATCTGGTTTTATGCCATTGGCTATGGCGCCTTTCTGGCGGCCCCGATGATGCGCACAGGCATGGCACAGCGATTGCTGGACGGGCTGGTAGCACTGATCATGTTTACGGTAGCTGGATGGCTGATTGCAGGGGAACTGGCCTGA
- a CDS encoding diguanylate cyclase: MSGKDEMITLSVPTQLRQPDQQESTVIQAPIIADARAENLSRAAEVHTSLEQLEQAVDDEENWLQELFRAMLCRTRVNLRELSEDAYLHSPFGRWYYSNADSLFTQNPLFKPIGNIHRVIRSEASRLEALTRDGQLVSPGEFERFQKAIAEFRRNIRRMEQGIERQFAHLDPATGVHRPEGMISQLQIERDRARRTKVPCVVALAQIDDYQELLEDCGPASADEAMQSMSLVFAKSLRPYDMLTRLMEDRFLFCLPGAQPKDASSVFDRLRVQIAGNLMEFDSGALRTLTISVGVVELDNEASIETTLARVAKALYAASHHDDDRVIIYSPDLDGV; encoded by the coding sequence ATGTCTGGCAAAGACGAAATGATTACGCTTTCCGTGCCGACACAGCTGAGACAGCCTGATCAGCAGGAAAGTACCGTCATACAGGCACCGATCATTGCAGATGCGCGGGCCGAGAACCTGTCCCGTGCTGCCGAGGTTCATACCAGTCTGGAGCAGCTTGAGCAGGCCGTCGATGATGAGGAAAACTGGCTGCAGGAGCTGTTCAGGGCAATGCTGTGCCGGACCCGCGTCAATTTGCGCGAGCTGTCGGAAGACGCCTATCTGCACAGCCCTTTCGGACGCTGGTACTACAGCAACGCGGACAGTCTTTTTACACAAAACCCGCTGTTCAAACCGATTGGCAACATTCATCGGGTAATCCGCTCGGAAGCCAGCCGGCTGGAAGCCCTGACGCGCGATGGTCAACTGGTGAGCCCCGGCGAATTTGAACGTTTTCAGAAGGCCATTGCAGAGTTTCGGCGCAACATACGGCGGATGGAACAGGGAATTGAGCGCCAGTTCGCTCATCTTGATCCGGCCACCGGCGTTCACCGGCCGGAAGGCATGATTTCCCAACTGCAGATCGAACGCGACCGTGCCCGCCGGACAAAAGTCCCCTGTGTCGTCGCTCTTGCCCAGATTGATGATTATCAGGAGTTGCTGGAGGATTGCGGCCCTGCCAGCGCCGATGAGGCAATGCAGAGCATGTCGCTGGTCTTTGCCAAAAGCCTGCGCCCCTACGACATGCTGACCCGCCTGATGGAAGATCGTTTTCTGTTCTGCCTGCCCGGCGCACAGCCTAAGGATGCCAGCAGCGTCTTCGACCGGTTGCGGGTTCAGATCGCCGGCAATCTGATGGAATTCGACAGCGGTGCCTTGCGCACCCTCACCATTTCCGTGGGTGTTGTCGAACTGGATAATGAAGCATCAATAGAAACAACCCTCGCCCGTGTCGCCAAGGCCCTCTATGCCGCCAGTCACCATGATGACGACCGTGTTATCATCTACAGCCCTGACCTCGACGGTGTCTGA
- a CDS encoding diguanylate cyclase, whose product MTNDYAGDLLDALDTAINEHMAWTLDWFRAALAGSGFDSSDLSDSAEETDSFSRWISHNSSSPLLDQPAFHALVQLHQDARTAGRDLARRIEAGQEVGAYELAAFSDQLQQFHVSARRLEKAFGAAASELDTLTGLYNRTAMRRELERERERSLRTGLPCTIALADLDHFKAINDDHGHAAGDRVLQMAAEIFSQNVRPFDHVFRYGGEEFLICLPNADLEQADIVLERVRTALAAILVDIGEADPISVTASFGAAPTCSDIDLNETIELADKALYQAKETGRNRVEISKG is encoded by the coding sequence ATGACAAATGATTATGCCGGGGATCTGCTCGACGCCCTTGATACGGCAATCAATGAGCACATGGCCTGGACACTGGACTGGTTCCGGGCCGCGCTTGCCGGCTCCGGCTTCGACAGCAGCGATCTGAGTGATTCGGCAGAAGAAACCGACAGTTTCAGCCGGTGGATAAGCCATAACAGCTCATCCCCTCTGCTCGATCAGCCCGCCTTTCATGCCCTCGTGCAACTGCATCAGGATGCCCGGACAGCCGGACGGGACCTTGCCCGGCGTATTGAAGCCGGTCAGGAGGTTGGTGCCTACGAGCTGGCTGCATTCAGCGACCAGCTACAGCAGTTTCATGTCTCCGCCCGACGGCTTGAGAAAGCCTTCGGGGCTGCTGCCAGCGAACTCGATACGCTGACCGGCCTGTATAACCGCACGGCAATGCGCCGGGAACTGGAGCGCGAGCGGGAACGCAGTCTGCGAACCGGTCTGCCCTGCACCATTGCCCTGGCCGATCTTGATCACTTCAAGGCCATCAATGATGATCACGGCCATGCAGCCGGAGATCGCGTGCTGCAAATGGCGGCAGAAATATTCAGCCAGAATGTTCGTCCTTTCGACCATGTCTTCCGTTATGGCGGAGAGGAATTTCTGATCTGCCTGCCGAATGCCGATCTGGAACAGGCAGATATCGTCCTGGAACGGGTTCGTACCGCGCTGGCAGCCATTTTGGTGGATATTGGCGAAGCCGACCCGATCAGTGTTACCGCCTCATTCGGTGCCGCTCCGACATGCTCGGATATCGATCTGAATGAGACGATTGAACTGGCGGACAAGGCGCTCTACCAGGCAAAAGAAACAGGCCGCAACCGGGTCGAAATCTCAAAAGGCTGA
- a CDS encoding acetyl-CoA carboxylase biotin carboxylase subunit, giving the protein MFKKILIANRGEIACRVMRTAQRMGISTVAVHSEADALAPHVQMADEAVLIGPPPSSESYLLIDRIIDACKATGAEAVHPGYGFLSENPAFCQALAEAGIAFIGPDVPAIKAMGDKIESKKLAAEAGVSTVPGYIDVIKTAEEAVGIAEQIGFPVMIKASAGGGGKGMRVAWKADEVIDGFKSAASEAKSSFGDDRIFIEKYIVEPRHIEIQVLSDGQGTTLHLCERECSIQRRHQKVIEEAPSPFLDEATREKMGAEAIALADAVQYRSAGTVEFIVDKDRNFYFLEMNTRLQVEHPVTELITGVDLVEQMIRVAYGEKLSLTQKDIRINGWALESRVYAEDARRGFLPSIGRLSRYRPPVGMEHVRVDDGVAEGSEVSMFYDPMIAKLCSWGETRNEAIDRMRAALDGFVIRGVSHNMDFLAALVGHPRFVEGRLTTNFIAEEYPDGFQGRDLTAEESGVLFAVAGFIHKTRNDRNASISGQVPRHERGHRRDWVILMDGAPHAAHIAGSEAATLVTIGNDTWTVESDWKIGDLLFSGRINGKPVHVQIDIDGVGYKLTYAGAAFSALVLSPKAAELYELMPEKVVADMSKMVLSPMPGLLSSLAVEEGDSVESGQILCVIEAMKMENVIRSTVDGVVTKINAAAGDSLAVDQVIIEFE; this is encoded by the coding sequence ATGTTTAAGAAAATTCTGATCGCAAACCGGGGTGAAATTGCCTGTCGGGTGATGCGCACTGCGCAACGTATGGGTATCAGCACGGTTGCCGTTCATTCGGAAGCCGATGCCCTGGCACCGCATGTCCAGATGGCAGATGAGGCCGTTCTTATCGGCCCGCCTCCGTCGTCGGAAAGTTATCTGCTGATCGACCGGATCATTGATGCCTGTAAGGCCACAGGTGCAGAAGCGGTACATCCGGGATACGGATTCCTGTCCGAGAACCCGGCATTCTGTCAGGCACTGGCCGAGGCGGGCATTGCCTTCATCGGTCCGGATGTCCCGGCGATCAAGGCAATGGGCGACAAGATCGAATCGAAAAAACTGGCTGCCGAAGCTGGTGTCTCAACGGTTCCAGGTTATATCGACGTTATTAAGACTGCCGAAGAAGCGGTTGGAATTGCAGAACAAATCGGCTTTCCCGTTATGATCAAGGCTTCTGCCGGCGGCGGTGGTAAAGGCATGCGGGTGGCCTGGAAAGCCGATGAGGTCATTGACGGATTCAAGTCTGCTGCCAGCGAAGCCAAATCATCGTTTGGCGATGACCGCATCTTCATCGAGAAATATATTGTCGAGCCGCGGCATATTGAAATTCAGGTGCTGTCTGACGGTCAGGGAACGACCCTGCATCTGTGCGAACGTGAATGTTCGATTCAGCGCCGTCATCAGAAAGTTATCGAAGAAGCACCGTCCCCGTTCCTTGACGAAGCGACCCGCGAAAAGATGGGCGCCGAGGCCATTGCGCTGGCGGATGCGGTTCAGTACCGGTCTGCCGGAACCGTCGAGTTCATCGTCGACAAGGACCGGAATTTCTACTTCCTTGAGATGAATACACGTCTGCAGGTCGAGCATCCGGTGACAGAACTGATTACCGGTGTCGATCTGGTTGAGCAGATGATCCGTGTCGCCTATGGCGAGAAGCTGTCGCTGACGCAGAAGGATATCCGGATCAACGGATGGGCGCTGGAATCGCGGGTTTATGCAGAAGATGCCCGCCGGGGCTTCCTGCCGTCAATCGGTCGCCTGTCCCGCTATCGCCCGCCGGTCGGCATGGAGCATGTCCGGGTCGATGACGGCGTTGCCGAAGGCTCGGAAGTTTCGATGTTCTATGATCCGATGATCGCGAAACTGTGCAGCTGGGGAGAGACCCGCAACGAGGCGATTGATCGCATGCGGGCGGCGCTGGACGGTTTTGTCATTCGCGGCGTCAGCCACAACATGGACTTTCTCGCGGCGCTGGTCGGACATCCCCGGTTTGTCGAAGGCCGTCTGACGACCAACTTCATCGCGGAAGAATATCCGGACGGTTTTCAGGGGCGCGACCTGACCGCAGAAGAAAGCGGCGTTTTGTTTGCCGTTGCCGGGTTCATCCATAAAACCCGGAATGACCGGAATGCCTCCATTTCCGGGCAGGTGCCCCGGCATGAACGGGGACACCGCCGGGACTGGGTGATTCTGATGGATGGGGCGCCGCACGCTGCCCATATCGCAGGTTCAGAAGCGGCCACCCTGGTAACGATCGGGAATGATACCTGGACGGTCGAGAGTGACTGGAAAATTGGGGATTTGCTGTTCAGCGGCCGGATTAACGGAAAGCCGGTTCATGTGCAGATCGATATCGACGGGGTTGGCTACAAGCTGACCTATGCCGGCGCTGCTTTCTCGGCGCTGGTACTGTCTCCGAAAGCGGCTGAGCTTTATGAGCTGATGCCGGAGAAGGTGGTGGCAGACATGTCGAAGATGGTGCTCTCGCCAATGCCGGGATTGCTGTCATCTCTTGCCGTCGAGGAAGGTGATAGCGTTGAATCGGGGCAGATTCTCTGTGTCATCGAAGCAATGAAGATGGAAAATGTGATCCGTTCGACCGTTGATGGTGTTGTGACAAAGATCAACGCAGCAGCGGGTGACAGTCTGGCTGTCGATCAGGTGATTATCGAGTTTGAATAA